AAGCTGCACGACATGAACTGCGGCCTGAAGGCCTACCGCAAGGAAGTGGTCAAGAGCATCGAGGTCTATGGGGAGATGCACCGCTACATCCCCTACCTCGCCAAGAATGCCGGCTACACCCGGATTACGGAGAAGCCGGTCCACCACGAGAAGCGCAAATACGGCAAGAGCAAGTTCGGGATGAACCGTTTCGTCAACGGTTTCCTGGACCTGCAGACGCTCTGGTTCCTGACGCGCTTCGGCCGCGATCCGATGCATTTCTTCGGCTACAGCGGCCTCTTCATGTTCTTCGTGGGTTTCGTGATGACCGTCTGGATCATCGTCGCCAAGCTGGTGCACCAGGCCCAAGGCCTGAAATTCCGCGCCGTCACCGACCAGCCGCTCTTCTATCTGGCCCTGGTCGCCGTCGTCCTCGGTGTCATGCTCTTCCTCGCCGGTTTCCTCGGCGAGATGATCGCCCGCTCCAAGGCCGACCGCAACCGCTACAACATCTCCGACGAACTCTAATCCACTATTCAATTAGCAGCCACTTTCCGGCAGCGGCAGTCGCCACCGGAAGGCGTAGCCACCCTCGGCTCGTTAGAGGGAGGGGCCCGACGGATACAA
This Bacteroidales bacterium WCE2004 DNA region includes the following protein-coding sequences:
- a CDS encoding Glycosyltransferase involved in cell wall bisynthesis, whose translation is MDISVIIPAFNECESLPELSAWIARVMQGHGYSYEVVFVDDGSTDATWETVRQLSAADDRIHGIRFRRNYGKSAALYCGFERAQGEVVFTMDADLQDSPEEIPEMYRMIVEQGYDLVSGWKQHRKDNALTKNIPSKLYNATARWITGLKLHDMNCGLKAYRKEVVKSIEVYGEMHRYIPYLAKNAGYTRITEKPVHHEKRKYGKSKFGMNRFVNGFLDLQTLWFLTRFGRDPMHFFGYSGLFMFFVGFVMTVWIIVAKLVHQAQGLKFRAVTDQPLFYLALVAVVLGVMLFLAGFLGEMIARSKADRNRYNISDEL